One segment of Streptomyces sp. YIM 121038 DNA contains the following:
- a CDS encoding class I SAM-dependent methyltransferase, protein MPEASASVPTSAPASAEEPDDLPVPTAFSDVKGWFHPADQVLFDWFLSRQLDLGEPGDLLELGAYLGKSAIFMGSYLRPDETFTVCDLFDSPAPDDANSKEMGRSYATLTRRAFEANYRSFHDELPQVVQAPSAGIATHVPGGSCRFVHIDASHLYEHVHADIAAARELLTPDGIVVLDDFRAEHCPGVAAATWGAVATTGLKPLCITATKFYGTWGRYEAVHGELGRLLKGRDDMWHGAEEVAGHPMIRISGRKARTPAHPRSRHASVAPPRKDEAGPRRTRRPRGRGLAALLPGRRR, encoded by the coding sequence ATGCCCGAAGCCTCCGCTTCCGTGCCCACGTCCGCGCCCGCGTCCGCCGAGGAGCCGGACGACCTCCCCGTACCCACCGCCTTCTCCGACGTGAAGGGCTGGTTCCACCCGGCCGACCAAGTGCTCTTCGACTGGTTCCTCAGCCGTCAGCTGGACCTCGGCGAACCGGGCGACCTGCTCGAACTCGGTGCCTATCTGGGCAAGAGCGCGATCTTCATGGGGTCCTATCTGCGGCCCGACGAGACCTTCACGGTCTGCGACCTGTTCGACTCGCCCGCGCCCGACGACGCGAACTCCAAGGAGATGGGCCGCTCGTACGCGACGCTGACCCGGCGCGCCTTCGAGGCCAACTACCGCTCCTTCCACGACGAGCTGCCCCAGGTCGTGCAGGCCCCCTCGGCGGGGATCGCCACGCACGTGCCCGGGGGGAGCTGCCGCTTCGTCCACATCGACGCCTCGCACCTGTACGAGCACGTGCACGCCGACATCGCGGCGGCGCGCGAGCTGCTCACGCCGGACGGGATCGTCGTCCTGGACGACTTCCGGGCCGAGCACTGTCCCGGCGTGGCCGCCGCCACGTGGGGGGCCGTCGCCACGACGGGGCTGAAGCCGCTGTGCATCACGGCGACGAAGTTCTACGGGACGTGGGGGCGGTACGAGGCCGTGCACGGGGAGCTGGGGCGGCTCCTGAAGGGGCGGGACGACATGTGGCACGGGGCGGAGGAGGTGGCCGGGCACCCGATGATCCGCATCAGCGGCCGCAAGGCCCGCACCCCGGCCCACCCCCGGTCCCGGCACGCCTCCGTCGCGCCGCCCCGCAAGGACGAGGCCGGGCCCCGCCGCACCCGCCGCCCGCGCGGCCGGGGCCTGGCGGCGCTCCTGCCGGGCCGCAGGCGCTGA
- a CDS encoding stealth conserved region 3 domain-containing protein — protein sequence MKITYLLGWGDEMGGTELATYTQALHLAERHDVEVLSVFRTRAEPFFPEARGLAVRYLVDRTVTPERPVRGSRLDEAACRELAALPSELIARSWESAFDRLADVELTAALTDLDADVLVTTTPALLAAAVRLVPGRVVTVHQEHRPTQRRGPSGEPLLLFAPRLDALVTLTERTREWIAESLGATAPELAVIPNAVPDGFRPRADGGSKVIVMAARLTGEKRVDHAVRAFAQLAGAHPEWTLRIFGGGHREASLRRLVDAFGLQDRVELLGPCQDMAAEWAKAGLTLMTAGHNEAFPLVLLEALAAGVPVVAYDVMTGPAEIVRHRVDGLLVPPGEIERLAAAMAELMSDDATRLGYARAAREGVYARFSSERVTALWEELYARLVAGRDRPERLAERADRVALGVASGGPGFRPTAPHTLDAPAPADERAREEEILAADDALIRSVGRLAERRDDVRTADMAAWNLDLTASALDARDVPYVLVRTNGGSTAHTLAVADDHRDAALKALTEALHGRAVYAELVAPRDAAPGVVLAERLDSVGEMAGIKVFKPVTTTTLSLRHGVQQACTVAFWTRTGGPEGSGRVWRAPFGSTLAGAELPSLTPTARLRVGAREYPSLDVFARLLMKDVDFPVDAVYTWVDDTDPAWRSARAAALGDGDGGASADTGAVRFRNRDELRYSLRSLAMYAPWVRHVYLVTAGQVPAWLDEDHPGLTVVDHRDLFADPDGCLPTFNSHAIETQLHRIDGLSEHFLYFNDDMFLGRPTAPDTFFLPSGLARFFWSSVSVPDLPVSAADEGYLAAAKNNRALLRRDFGRTATHCLLHVPYALRRDVLAELAERYGDELAATARNPFRGAGDHSVVSSLFQHYAYLTGRAVPGSLAYDFVDIAERADHARLGQLLQSRAKTAFCVGETPGGDVSDEEAALALRAFLAAYFPVPSPYERAAGA from the coding sequence ATGAAGATCACGTACCTCCTCGGCTGGGGAGACGAGATGGGCGGCACCGAACTCGCCACGTACACCCAGGCGCTGCACCTGGCCGAGCGGCACGACGTGGAGGTCCTCTCGGTCTTCCGCACCCGGGCCGAGCCGTTCTTCCCCGAGGCGCGGGGCCTGGCCGTGCGCTATCTGGTGGACCGCACGGTGACGCCCGAGCGGCCGGTGCGCGGCTCGCGGCTCGACGAGGCCGCCTGCCGGGAGCTCGCCGCGCTGCCCAGCGAACTGATCGCGCGCTCCTGGGAGTCGGCGTTCGACCGGCTCGCGGACGTGGAGCTGACGGCGGCGCTGACCGATCTCGACGCGGACGTCCTGGTCACCACGACGCCCGCGCTGCTCGCCGCGGCCGTGCGGCTCGTGCCCGGACGCGTGGTGACCGTGCACCAGGAGCACCGGCCGACGCAGCGCCGCGGCCCGTCCGGTGAGCCGCTGCTGCTCTTCGCGCCGCGCCTGGACGCCCTGGTGACGCTGACGGAGCGGACCCGGGAGTGGATCGCGGAGTCCCTCGGCGCGACGGCGCCGGAGCTCGCGGTGATCCCCAACGCGGTCCCGGACGGCTTCAGGCCGCGCGCCGACGGCGGCAGCAAGGTCATCGTGATGGCCGCGCGGCTCACCGGCGAGAAGCGGGTCGACCACGCGGTCCGCGCCTTCGCGCAGCTCGCCGGCGCGCACCCGGAGTGGACCCTGCGGATCTTCGGCGGCGGGCACCGCGAGGCGAGCCTGCGCCGTCTTGTGGACGCCTTCGGCCTCCAGGACCGGGTCGAACTCCTCGGCCCCTGCCAGGACATGGCCGCCGAGTGGGCCAAGGCGGGTCTGACCCTGATGACGGCGGGCCACAACGAGGCGTTCCCGCTGGTCCTCCTCGAAGCCCTCGCGGCGGGCGTGCCGGTGGTGGCGTACGACGTGATGACGGGGCCCGCCGAGATCGTGCGGCACCGCGTGGACGGCCTCCTCGTGCCGCCCGGCGAGATCGAGCGGCTTGCCGCGGCCATGGCCGAGCTGATGTCGGACGACGCCACCCGGCTCGGGTACGCGCGGGCCGCCCGCGAGGGCGTGTACGCCCGCTTCTCGTCCGAGCGCGTGACCGCGCTGTGGGAGGAGCTGTACGCGCGGCTCGTCGCGGGCCGCGACCGGCCCGAGCGGCTCGCGGAGCGCGCGGACCGGGTGGCGCTCGGCGTCGCGTCCGGCGGCCCGGGCTTCCGGCCGACCGCGCCGCACACCCTCGACGCGCCCGCGCCCGCCGACGAGCGGGCCCGCGAGGAGGAGATCCTCGCGGCCGACGACGCCCTGATCCGCTCGGTGGGGCGGCTCGCCGAGCGGCGCGACGACGTCCGCACCGCCGACATGGCCGCCTGGAACCTGGACCTGACCGCGAGCGCCCTCGACGCGCGGGACGTGCCGTACGTCCTGGTGCGGACGAACGGCGGCTCGACCGCGCACACCCTCGCCGTCGCCGACGACCACCGCGACGCCGCCCTGAAGGCGCTCACCGAGGCGCTGCACGGCCGGGCCGTGTACGCCGAGCTCGTGGCGCCGCGCGACGCCGCGCCCGGCGTGGTGCTCGCCGAACGCCTCGACAGCGTCGGCGAGATGGCGGGGATCAAGGTCTTCAAGCCGGTCACCACGACGACGCTCTCGCTGCGCCACGGCGTGCAGCAGGCGTGCACGGTGGCGTTCTGGACGCGCACCGGCGGGCCGGAGGGGAGCGGGCGGGTGTGGCGGGCGCCGTTCGGGAGCACGCTCGCCGGGGCGGAGCTGCCGTCCCTGACGCCCACGGCGCGGCTGCGGGTCGGCGCGCGGGAGTACCCGAGCCTCGACGTCTTCGCGCGGCTGCTCATGAAGGACGTCGACTTCCCCGTCGACGCCGTCTACACCTGGGTCGACGACACCGACCCGGCCTGGCGCTCGGCCCGCGCCGCCGCCCTGGGCGACGGGGACGGCGGCGCGTCGGCCGACACCGGCGCGGTCCGCTTCCGCAACCGCGACGAACTCCGGTACTCCCTGCGGTCCCTCGCGATGTACGCGCCCTGGGTGCGGCACGTGTACCTGGTCACGGCGGGCCAGGTCCCGGCGTGGCTGGACGAGGACCACCCGGGTCTGACGGTGGTGGACCACCGCGACCTGTTCGCGGACCCGGACGGCTGTCTGCCGACGTTCAACTCGCACGCCATCGAGACCCAGCTGCACCGGATCGACGGCCTGTCGGAGCACTTCCTGTACTTCAACGACGACATGTTCCTGGGCCGCCCCACGGCCCCGGACACGTTCTTCCTGCCGTCGGGTCTTGCCCGGTTCTTCTGGTCGTCGGTGTCCGTGCCCGACCTGCCGGTGTCCGCCGCCGACGAGGGCTATCTGGCCGCCGCGAAGAACAACCGGGCGCTGCTGCGCCGCGACTTCGGCCGCACCGCGACGCACTGCCTGCTGCACGTGCCGTACGCGCTGCGGCGCGACGTCCTCGCGGAGCTGGCCGAGCGGTACGGCGACGAGCTCGCGGCGACCGCCCGCAACCCCTTCCGGGGCGCGGGCGACCACTCCGTCGTCTCGTCGCTGTTCCAGCACTACGCGTATCTGACGGGCCGGGCCGTGCCCGGCTCCCTCGCGTACGACTTCGTGGACATCGCCGAGCGCGCCGACCACGCCCGGCTCGGGCAGCTGCTCCAGTCCCGCGCCAAGACCGCGTTCTGCGTCGGTGAGACGCCCGGCGGGGACGTGTCGGACGAGGAGGCGGCCCTCGCCCTGCGGGCGTTCCTCGCGGCCTACTTCCCGGTGCCCTCGCCCTACGAGCGGGCCGCGGGGGCCTAG
- a CDS encoding response regulator transcription factor — translation MLNVTVAHHHPLIRRGLAQSLADGGEFTVTSYGDVDGVLAWVRAQPDSVVLASRILPGIDRLLDAVRGGELSGVPVALLGEAAVTRPTVVGVPPGVSGYLPEDADVRALAHAVHTLASGAAVLPAAWIHRAGATTARAESREAYSGAPLSLREREVLALVGEGLTNQQIGRRLGLSAGTVKSYISAVYAKCGVDNRVQAALFAHGIEVSAA, via the coding sequence ATGCTGAACGTGACGGTCGCGCACCACCACCCGTTGATCCGCAGGGGGCTCGCGCAGTCCCTCGCGGACGGCGGGGAATTCACGGTCACCTCATACGGAGACGTCGACGGGGTGCTCGCGTGGGTGCGGGCCCAGCCGGACTCGGTCGTCCTGGCGTCGCGGATCCTGCCCGGCATCGACCGGCTGCTCGACGCGGTCAGGGGCGGCGAACTGTCCGGCGTCCCCGTGGCGCTGCTCGGCGAGGCCGCCGTCACCCGCCCCACCGTCGTCGGCGTGCCGCCCGGCGTCTCCGGCTACCTCCCGGAGGACGCCGACGTCCGCGCCCTCGCGCACGCCGTGCACACCCTCGCCTCCGGGGCCGCCGTGCTGCCCGCCGCGTGGATCCACCGCGCCGGCGCCACCACCGCCCGGGCCGAGTCGCGGGAGGCGTACAGCGGGGCGCCGCTCTCGCTGCGCGAGCGGGAGGTCCTCGCCCTGGTGGGCGAGGGCCTGACGAACCAGCAGATCGGCCGGCGCCTCGGCCTCAGTGCCGGGACCGTCAAGTCCTACATCAGCGCCGTGTACGCGAAGTGCGGCGTGGACAACCGCGTCCAGGCCGCACTCTTCGCCCACGGCATCGAGGTCTCGGCGGCCTAG
- a CDS encoding stage II sporulation protein M, producing the protein MDTTTGPIARPSAVGGLKSAAAGLLRRQWPAVVSGALLWLAAFGAGWWFAPADPTGVSRAPKEADWSLFAEILARNVGVSAALFLGVATLGVMTIPLTLLTGTLAGYYWGQGSAVLGTHGVVRHLLPHMPLELACLALAAAAGLVPLVTWARAGLGRRPAPERGTRDRFGFQDACLLWGVSLAGLTLAAAVETWVST; encoded by the coding sequence ATGGATACGACGACCGGGCCGATCGCCCGGCCCTCGGCCGTGGGCGGCTTGAAGTCCGCGGCGGCGGGACTCCTGCGGCGGCAGTGGCCCGCCGTGGTCAGCGGCGCCCTGCTGTGGCTCGCCGCGTTCGGCGCGGGCTGGTGGTTCGCGCCCGCGGACCCGACCGGGGTCAGCCGGGCCCCCAAGGAGGCCGACTGGAGCCTGTTCGCGGAGATCCTCGCGCGCAACGTCGGCGTCTCGGCGGCCCTCTTCCTCGGCGTCGCCACGCTCGGCGTCATGACGATCCCGCTCACGCTCCTGACCGGGACGCTCGCGGGCTACTACTGGGGCCAGGGCAGCGCGGTCCTCGGCACGCACGGCGTCGTACGCCATCTGCTGCCGCACATGCCCCTCGAACTGGCCTGCCTCGCGCTCGCCGCGGCGGCCGGACTCGTGCCCCTCGTGACGTGGGCGCGCGCCGGACTCGGGCGGCGGCCCGCGCCGGAGCGCGGCACCCGGGACCGCTTCGGCTTCCAGGACGCGTGCCTGCTGTGGGGCGTGTCCCTGGCGGGCCTGACCCTGGCCGCGGCGGTGGAGACATGGGTGAGCACGTGA